Proteins from a genomic interval of Desulfovibrio piger:
- a CDS encoding UvrD-helicase domain-containing protein — MNSIADFSALENLLLPPGSQFSDDARAVINCWESKDILACPGSGKTTVLLAKLKLLSDRLPFPDGCGICVLSHTNVAVNELKNKLGDSSNLLLSYPNFVGTIQVFINQFILFPFLRDKVASPICLVSNEEYAKYLHILIRNEYKKIDKLLNAHFRYRNNRFTSISELIENIYVDEHGLKIKNERNYIAGRDNDAFREYLKATQDLLFTKGILRYDDTYKHVKYIFDQYGDLLKNIISKRFSFVFVDEYQDCSRVQKEILDSLFSNTDTIFQKIGDIDQAIYNNAYAEDSLWNTAHNHLEIACSNRYGQEIADILTFFRSKQPPIIATRGNIDIPPTLFVYTEESRHQVIQKFIDKIKYYNLEREGGVFKAIGIFHNVKGLKIRDYWDKFENKKNAAPESNYHYFLTNIVEALDSGNIFLAENYVRKLLCKIFHILDIKNSNNKYYTMESIKTYLYAQDPIDFRESILNLMRTTDSSYCGIKREIDEIISSFFGCNLFDQLPDSFIKGSYSNSCTTYGCEGSCIEIKFDTVYGVKGETHDATLYLETETRNSSDIIRVIKKIDALAKNKTLEDRNGLYERSSRCVYVGLSRPKNLLCLAIRKSTYDRYPSFFSKWHIEHI; from the coding sequence ATGAACTCTATAGCTGATTTTTCTGCACTCGAAAACTTGCTTTTACCTCCGGGGAGTCAGTTCTCCGATGATGCGCGTGCAGTGATTAATTGCTGGGAAAGTAAGGATATACTAGCTTGTCCTGGAAGTGGAAAAACTACCGTACTGCTTGCAAAACTGAAATTACTTTCTGATAGACTTCCTTTTCCGGATGGTTGCGGAATCTGTGTCTTATCTCATACAAATGTTGCTGTTAACGAACTCAAAAATAAATTAGGAGATAGCTCTAATTTATTATTATCTTATCCTAATTTTGTAGGAACTATTCAGGTATTTATCAACCAGTTTATTCTATTCCCTTTTTTAAGGGATAAGGTAGCCTCCCCAATATGTTTAGTGAGTAATGAAGAATATGCCAAATATCTACATATATTAATAAGGAATGAATACAAAAAAATAGATAAGCTGCTCAATGCACATTTTCGATATCGCAACAACAGATTTACATCAATAAGTGAGCTAATAGAAAATATATATGTTGATGAACATGGCCTTAAAATAAAAAATGAAAGAAATTACATAGCAGGCAGAGACAATGATGCTTTCAGAGAGTATTTGAAGGCTACTCAAGACTTACTATTTACAAAAGGGATACTTAGATATGACGATACATATAAGCATGTAAAATATATTTTTGATCAATATGGAGATTTATTAAAAAATATAATATCAAAACGTTTTTCTTTTGTATTTGTTGATGAATATCAAGACTGCTCTAGAGTTCAAAAAGAAATTTTGGACAGTCTTTTTTCTAATACAGATACGATATTTCAAAAAATTGGCGACATAGATCAAGCAATATATAATAATGCATACGCTGAAGATAGTTTATGGAATACTGCTCATAATCACCTAGAAATTGCTTGTTCAAATAGATATGGGCAAGAAATTGCAGATATATTGACATTCTTTCGAAGCAAGCAGCCCCCTATTATTGCCACAAGAGGGAATATAGATATCCCTCCAACGTTATTTGTATATACAGAAGAATCTCGACATCAAGTCATACAAAAATTTATAGATAAGATAAAATATTATAATCTTGAAAGGGAAGGAGGGGTTTTTAAAGCAATTGGAATTTTTCACAATGTGAAGGGATTAAAGATAAGAGACTATTGGGATAAATTTGAGAATAAAAAAAATGCTGCTCCAGAAAGTAACTATCATTATTTTCTCACAAACATAGTCGAAGCGTTGGATAGTGGAAATATATTTCTAGCTGAAAACTATGTAAGAAAGTTACTATGCAAAATATTCCATATTCTAGATATAAAAAACTCCAATAATAAGTATTACACAATGGAATCTATAAAGACTTATTTATATGCACAGGATCCTATAGATTTTAGAGAATCCATATTAAATTTAATGAGAACGACGGACAGCTCATATTGTGGGATAAAAAGAGAAATTGATGAAATCATCTCATCCTTCTTTGGATGTAATTTATTCGATCAACTTCCAGATTCATTTATAAAAGGAAGTTATTCGAATTCGTGCACTACCTATGGATGTGAAGGTAGTTGTATAGAAATAAAGTTTGATACTGTATATGGAGTTAAAGGAGAAACCCATGATGCAACTTTATATTTGGAAACAGAAACTAGAAATAGTTCTGATATAATCCGCGTCATAAAAAAAATAGATGCATTAGCAAAAAACAAAACTCTAGAGGATCGCAATGGCCTTTACGAAAGGAGTTCTCGTTGTGTATATGTTGGACTATCCCGTCCCAAAAATTTACTATGCTTAGCTATTAGAAAGAGTACATACGATAG
- a CDS encoding ATP-dependent nuclease has product MFLSKIAMKNFRKYIDTTVDFHKGLNALIGENNSGKSAIIDAIKIVFNTQSAESIRVTDDDFHISENNARSSELSINCVIEDLSDDEAKNFIEYASFTKSSETSSCNVKIYLYFRAWKEGNRIFSSLRAGNPENGPFLDGRARELLKCVYLRPLRDAEREMHSGKNSRISQILYNHPLFIDKEDNKLVDILKNANNDIERYFLNEDGCSILSNLRETLREFISDSDNNKASIETSSARLKQILESLSLAAPETNPGLGTHNLLFIAAELLLLGENINGSLKLALIEELEAHLHPQAQLRLIDYLQKKYNELGVQIIISTHSPILASKINVKNLILIKDQNAYDLVPERTQLSKGDYLFLQRFLDSTKANFFFAKGIIMVEGDAEALFIPILADILGINLEKFGISIVKVGSVGFFRYSNIFLRSNGDAIPIPVSVITDCDIAPQYKERIFDIRIAETAKAIMEKERKYTKGNIRAFIAPRWTFEYSIGLSCLSNMLYESIFQANKIENSEQYALTSKKIEKVEKELEEFKSTLSGLSSDEVAYKFYHDCLLSKKTSKAIVAQCLASNLKWSVVNFSNQENTPPSKELMFNLDLYQTKINEDKRIELKDRFENDPYLRYIIDAIKHAAKIG; this is encoded by the coding sequence ATGTTTTTATCAAAAATAGCTATGAAGAATTTTAGAAAATATATAGACACTACAGTTGATTTTCATAAAGGTCTCAATGCATTAATAGGAGAAAACAATTCTGGGAAAAGTGCTATCATCGATGCAATCAAAATTGTTTTTAATACTCAGAGTGCTGAAAGCATAAGAGTAACTGACGATGATTTTCATATCAGCGAAAATAATGCAAGATCTTCAGAACTAAGCATTAATTGTGTGATCGAAGATCTAAGCGATGATGAAGCAAAAAATTTCATTGAGTATGCAAGCTTTACCAAGTCAAGTGAAACATCCTCCTGTAACGTAAAAATTTATTTATATTTTCGTGCATGGAAAGAAGGAAATAGAATTTTTTCTTCATTAAGAGCTGGGAATCCTGAAAATGGACCATTTCTTGATGGCAGAGCTAGAGAACTACTTAAATGTGTTTATCTAAGGCCACTACGAGATGCTGAGCGCGAAATGCATAGTGGAAAAAATTCTAGGATTTCACAAATTTTATATAACCACCCCCTATTTATTGATAAAGAAGATAATAAGCTAGTTGATATTCTAAAGAATGCAAACAATGACATTGAAAGATATTTTTTAAATGAAGACGGTTGTTCAATCTTATCAAATCTTCGAGAAACTTTGCGAGAATTTATTTCTGACTCAGATAATAACAAGGCTTCCATCGAAACATCCTCAGCAAGGTTGAAGCAAATACTTGAAAGTCTATCTCTAGCTGCACCAGAAACTAATCCAGGACTCGGTACTCACAATCTTCTTTTTATCGCAGCTGAATTATTACTGCTAGGAGAAAATATAAACGGTAGCCTGAAACTAGCTCTCATCGAAGAACTGGAAGCCCATTTACATCCGCAAGCGCAGCTTAGATTAATTGATTATTTACAAAAAAAATATAATGAATTAGGTGTTCAAATTATCATCTCAACGCATAGTCCGATATTAGCTTCCAAAATAAATGTAAAAAATCTTATTCTTATTAAGGATCAAAATGCTTATGATTTAGTGCCTGAGCGAACACAACTTAGCAAAGGTGATTATTTATTCCTACAAAGATTTTTAGACTCAACAAAAGCCAATTTTTTCTTTGCTAAGGGAATCATCATGGTTGAAGGTGATGCCGAAGCTTTGTTTATTCCTATTTTGGCAGATATATTGGGTATCAATTTAGAGAAATTTGGAATATCTATTGTAAAAGTAGGAAGCGTAGGTTTTTTTAGGTATTCAAATATATTTCTTAGATCTAATGGAGATGCAATTCCTATCCCTGTATCAGTTATTACTGACTGCGACATTGCGCCTCAGTATAAGGAAAGGATTTTTGATATAAGAATTGCTGAGACAGCAAAAGCAATTATGGAAAAAGAGAGAAAGTATACAAAAGGGAATATTCGGGCATTTATTGCACCAAGATGGACATTTGAATATTCAATAGGATTGAGTTGTCTCAGTAATATGCTATACGAATCTATTTTCCAAGCAAATAAAATAGAAAACAGCGAACAATATGCATTGACAAGTAAAAAAATAGAAAAAGTTGAAAAGGAATTAGAGGAATTCAAGAGTACATTATCAGGACTTTCCTCTGATGAAGTAGCCTATAAATTTTATCATGACTGTTTACTAAGTAAAAAAACATCTAAAGCTATTGTTGCACAGTGTTTAGCTAGTAATCTAAAATGGTCGGTAGTAAATTTTTCAAATCAAGAAAATACTCCCCCTTCAAAGGAACTTATGTTTAATCTAGATTTATATCAAACTAAAATAAATGAGGATAAACGTATTGAATTAAAAGATAGATTTGAAAATGATCCGTATCTGAGGTATATAATAGATGCGATCAAACATGCAGCTAAAATAGGATAA